One Armatimonadota bacterium DNA window includes the following coding sequences:
- a CDS encoding dTDP-4-dehydrorhamnose 3,5-epimerase family protein, giving the protein MEGVSLHPLKPYADERGFLMELLRSDDPHFQKFGQAYISLNYPGVIRAWHWHDRQTDYWVVASGMVKAAMYDRREGSPTFGKVQEAFLGENNRSLLVIPPGVAHGYKTIGDKPSLLINFPTEVYNRDQPDELRLPYDSPEIPYDWSIRMG; this is encoded by the coding sequence ATCGAGGGCGTCAGCCTTCATCCGTTGAAGCCTTATGCGGACGAGCGGGGCTTTTTGATGGAACTTTTGCGAAGCGACGATCCGCATTTTCAAAAGTTTGGCCAGGCCTATATATCGCTCAACTATCCGGGCGTGATTCGGGCGTGGCACTGGCACGATCGGCAGACGGACTATTGGGTGGTTGCAAGCGGCATGGTGAAGGCGGCGATGTACGATCGTCGAGAGGGATCGCCCACGTTTGGAAAGGTTCAAGAGGCGTTTTTGGGAGAGAACAACCGGTCGCTGTTGGTCATCCCGCCCGGAGTGGCGCATGGGTACAAGACTATTGGGGATAAGCCGTCTCTGCTCATCAATTTTCCGACCGAAGTTTACAATCGCGATCAGCCGGACGAACTGCGGCTGCCGTACGATTCGCCGGAGATACCGTACGATTGGTCGATCAGGATGGGATAA
- a CDS encoding prolyl oligopeptidase family serine peptidase yields the protein MQLFWLEQSGAAIAYSKIAPGDSFRQHTYAGHVWAIAKPNGDYLAIFQADTEPRIALIDGSTPARAAPRGGGGGGGAGRSPDGSKRIAFRDHNAILNRGDNETPITTNGSESSYYEGGVFWSPNSASAVFFRTAPGEKRKIHIVESSPRDQVQPKLRTFDYEKPGDRLDHPKPVLWRDGELIEIDDSLFPNPWPSRRVEWAPDSRSFILVYNQRGHQLMRVVRVDAQTGQSKLIIEEKTDTFIDYTNKIVRHFLWDTEEIVWMSERSGWNHLYLFDMKTGELKNPITQGQWVVRGVDRVDAEKRQIWFRAGGIHPAQDPYHVHYCRVDFDGSNLTILTQGDGTHTVSYSPNGQWMLDVYSRVDLPPVTELRRASDGSLVMEIERADASELIAEGWKPPVRFVAKGRDGQTDIYGILFFPMNHDPTKKYPVIENVYAGPQGSHVRKNFAINDMRQSLAELGFIVVQADGMGTSNRSKAFHDVCFKNLADAGFPDRIAWLRAAAQQYPSIDLNRVGIYGGSAGGQNALGGMLLHGDFYKAAVADCGCHDNRMDKVWWNEQWMGYPLGEHYDQQSNVTLAPKLQGKLLLMVGELDNNVDPASTMQVVNALIRADKDFELLVMPGIGHGTYGTPYGRRRLMDFFVRSLWNAEPRAAGETNRNTEN from the coding sequence ATCCAACTTTTCTGGCTAGAACAGTCCGGAGCCGCCATCGCCTATAGCAAGATCGCCCCGGGCGATTCCTTCAGACAGCACACCTATGCCGGCCATGTATGGGCCATCGCAAAGCCCAACGGCGACTACCTCGCCATCTTCCAAGCCGACACAGAACCGAGAATCGCCCTCATCGATGGCTCAACGCCTGCAAGAGCTGCCCCAAGAGGCGGGGGCGGGGGCGGCGGGGCAGGACGATCCCCCGACGGCTCCAAACGAATCGCATTCCGCGACCACAACGCCATCCTAAATCGCGGCGACAACGAAACGCCCATTACCACCAATGGCTCCGAAAGCAGCTACTACGAAGGCGGCGTCTTCTGGTCTCCAAACTCCGCATCCGCCGTATTCTTTCGCACCGCCCCGGGCGAAAAGCGCAAAATCCACATCGTCGAATCCTCCCCCCGCGACCAAGTCCAACCCAAACTCCGCACTTTCGACTATGAAAAACCCGGCGACCGCCTCGACCATCCCAAACCCGTCCTATGGCGCGACGGCGAACTGATCGAAATCGACGATTCGCTCTTCCCTAACCCTTGGCCCAGCCGAAGAGTGGAATGGGCGCCCGACTCCCGATCCTTCATCCTCGTCTACAACCAGCGCGGACACCAACTGATGCGCGTAGTCCGCGTAGACGCGCAGACCGGCCAATCCAAACTGATCATCGAAGAAAAGACCGACACCTTTATCGACTACACCAACAAGATCGTCCGCCACTTTCTTTGGGACACCGAAGAGATCGTCTGGATGAGCGAGCGCAGCGGATGGAACCACCTCTACCTGTTCGACATGAAGACCGGCGAACTGAAAAACCCCATCACCCAAGGCCAATGGGTTGTGCGCGGCGTCGATCGCGTCGATGCCGAAAAGCGCCAAATCTGGTTTCGAGCGGGCGGCATCCACCCCGCACAAGACCCCTACCACGTTCACTACTGCCGGGTCGACTTTGACGGCTCCAACCTGACCATCCTAACCCAAGGCGACGGCACGCACACGGTCAGCTACTCTCCAAACGGCCAATGGATGCTCGATGTCTACTCCCGAGTCGATCTGCCCCCTGTAACCGAACTGCGCCGCGCCAGCGACGGCTCGCTCGTCATGGAGATCGAACGCGCAGACGCCTCCGAACTCATCGCCGAAGGCTGGAAGCCGCCCGTCCGATTCGTCGCCAAAGGCCGCGACGGCCAAACCGACATCTACGGCATCCTCTTCTTCCCCATGAACCACGACCCTACCAAAAAATATCCCGTCATAGAGAACGTCTACGCCGGACCGCAAGGTTCGCACGTGCGCAAAAACTTTGCCATTAACGACATGCGCCAATCGTTGGCCGAGCTCGGCTTCATCGTCGTGCAGGCCGACGGCATGGGCACCTCCAACCGCTCCAAAGCCTTCCACGACGTCTGCTTCAAAAACCTGGCCGACGCCGGATTTCCCGACCGCATCGCATGGCTCCGCGCCGCCGCCCAGCAGTACCCCAGCATCGACCTGAACCGCGTCGGCATCTACGGCGGATCGGCCGGAGGACAAAACGCGCTGGGCGGAATGCTGCTGCACGGCGACTTCTACAAAGCGGCCGTCGCCGATTGCGGCTGCCACGACAACCGCATGGACAAAGTCTGGTGGAACGAACAATGGATGGGCTACCCATTGGGCGAGCACTACGACCAGCAATCCAACGTAACCCTGGCGCCCAAACTCCAAGGCAAACTGCTCCTCATGGTCGGCGAGCTGGACAACAACGTCGATCCGGCCTCCACCATGCAGGTCGTCAACGCCCTGATCCGTGCCGATAAGGACTTCGAACTCCTGGTCATGCCCGGCATCGGCCACGGCACCTACGGCACCCCCTACGGCCGCCGCCGCCTGATGGACTTCTTCGTGCGATCGCTATGGAATGCAGAACCGAGGGCGGCAGGAGAAACTAATCGCAACACCGAAAACTGA
- a CDS encoding Gfo/Idh/MocA family oxidoreductase has protein sequence MKIGVIGAGQWGQNIVRTLHELDALGGVADASMERRIAIQSLFDAPVHEDYRAMLNDGIDGVVIATPPESHAAIAIDAISAGKHVLVEKPMALSSKEAGAIVEAAQAANRVLAVGHLLLYQPAVQKIAQYVREGRIGKLWALHQERLNLGRIRDVENVLWSIGVHDVAVALHLIGSKVTETTFVGDKIVQPEIEDDCYLHMAFENGAQSHLHCSWLWPERRRRSTLIGDKGIIVYDELEQTVTLHKKFFERSLTQNDQGAEMLFKGSGEPLKLEIQDFIGSIREGRSPIADGNNGLAVIQALEAAGD, from the coding sequence ATGAAGATTGGAGTGATAGGCGCCGGCCAGTGGGGACAGAACATCGTTCGCACTTTGCACGAGTTGGACGCCTTAGGCGGCGTGGCCGATGCCTCCATGGAACGGCGCATCGCGATCCAATCGCTGTTCGACGCCCCCGTCCACGAAGATTATAGAGCCATGCTGAACGACGGAATCGACGGCGTCGTGATCGCCACCCCGCCCGAAAGCCATGCCGCTATCGCCATCGACGCAATCTCGGCAGGCAAACACGTCCTGGTCGAAAAGCCGATGGCGCTCTCCAGCAAGGAGGCCGGAGCGATCGTCGAGGCCGCTCAAGCCGCAAATCGCGTCCTGGCCGTCGGCCATCTGCTGCTCTATCAGCCCGCCGTCCAAAAAATCGCCCAATACGTCCGCGAAGGCCGCATTGGAAAACTCTGGGCGCTCCACCAAGAACGGCTGAACCTAGGCCGAATCCGAGACGTCGAAAACGTGCTTTGGAGCATCGGCGTGCACGACGTGGCGGTCGCCCTGCATCTAATCGGGTCCAAAGTAACCGAAACGACCTTTGTCGGCGACAAGATCGTCCAGCCTGAAATCGAGGATGACTGCTATCTCCACATGGCGTTCGAAAACGGCGCTCAGTCCCACTTGCACTGTTCTTGGCTCTGGCCCGAGCGCCGCCGACGCAGCACGCTGATCGGCGACAAGGGCATCATCGTCTACGACGAACTCGAGCAGACCGTAACGCTCCACAAGAAGTTCTTCGAGCGAAGCCTGACGCAGAACGATCAAGGCGCCGAAATGCTTTTCAAAGGCTCGGGCGAACCGCTCAAGTTAGAGATTCAAGACTTCATCGGTAGCATCCGAGAAGGCCGATCGCCCATCGCAGACGGCAACAACGGCCTGGCCGTCATACAGGCGCTCGAAGCGGCAGGCGACTAA
- a CDS encoding nucleotide sugar dehydrogenase, with protein MRTKETLLQKIEDKSAKVGVVGLGYVGLPFAVEKAKVGYSVLGIEMSQERCDAVNRGDNYIPDVDDRELRALTSEGRIRAQTTFDDAEELDVIVIAVPTPLTHNLAPDLQYVRNVTQEIAKRLQPHQLISLESTTYPGTTEEVMKPILERGGLKTDADFYLAHSPERVDPGNKRYSTKNTSKVVGGAGPNSLEVAVSFYRQTIEKIAPVSSARAAEMVKVFENTFRAVNIALVNELALLCDRMNLNVWEVLDAAFTKPFGIMPFYPGPGVGGHCIPIDPHYLEWKAKEFNFNTHFIALAGEINRKMPEFVRDKAQRVLNRLGVAPSKARVLVVGMAYKRDLGDWRESPAYEVFRLMLKDGARVDYHDDYVPCIEVDGVEHRSRPLEALETYDLAIIATDHSYINWTDLVRQSRAVLDTRNATRQVTENRERIALL; from the coding sequence ATGAGAACCAAAGAAACACTGCTGCAAAAAATAGAAGACAAATCCGCCAAAGTGGGCGTGGTTGGATTGGGCTATGTCGGCCTGCCCTTCGCCGTCGAAAAAGCCAAAGTCGGCTACAGCGTATTGGGCATCGAGATGAGCCAAGAACGATGCGACGCGGTAAACCGTGGCGACAACTATATCCCCGATGTGGACGATCGCGAGCTGCGAGCCCTGACCTCCGAGGGCCGCATTCGCGCGCAGACCACTTTCGATGATGCGGAAGAGTTGGATGTGATCGTAATCGCTGTGCCAACGCCGCTCACCCACAACCTGGCGCCCGACCTGCAATACGTGCGAAACGTAACTCAAGAGATAGCCAAACGCCTTCAGCCCCATCAACTGATCAGCCTCGAATCGACCACCTATCCGGGCACCACCGAAGAGGTGATGAAGCCCATCTTAGAGCGCGGCGGACTAAAGACCGACGCTGATTTCTACCTGGCCCACTCCCCCGAGCGCGTCGACCCGGGCAACAAGCGCTACAGCACCAAAAACACCAGCAAAGTGGTCGGCGGCGCCGGACCGAACTCTTTGGAAGTCGCCGTCTCATTCTATCGCCAGACGATTGAAAAGATTGCCCCCGTCTCCAGCGCCCGCGCCGCAGAAATGGTCAAGGTCTTCGAAAACACCTTCCGTGCGGTCAACATTGCGCTGGTCAACGAACTGGCCCTGCTCTGCGACCGCATGAACCTCAATGTCTGGGAAGTGCTGGACGCCGCCTTCACCAAACCGTTCGGCATCATGCCCTTCTACCCCGGTCCGGGCGTTGGCGGCCATTGCATTCCTATCGATCCGCACTACTTAGAATGGAAGGCCAAAGAGTTCAATTTCAACACCCACTTTATCGCCCTGGCCGGAGAGATCAATCGCAAGATGCCAGAGTTCGTAAGAGACAAAGCTCAAAGAGTCCTCAATCGGCTCGGAGTCGCCCCGTCCAAAGCTAGAGTTCTAGTCGTCGGCATGGCCTACAAGCGCGACTTGGGCGATTGGCGCGAATCGCCCGCCTATGAGGTCTTTCGCCTGATGCTGAAAGACGGCGCCCGTGTCGATTATCACGACGACTACGTGCCCTGCATCGAGGTCGATGGCGTCGAGCATCGCTCCCGACCGCTGGAAGCGCTGGAAACCTACGACCTCGCGATCATCGCCACCGACCACAGTTACATTAATTGGACAGATTTAGTTCGGCAATCCCGCGCCGTGCTGGACACCCGCAACGCGACCCGTCAAGTTACAGAAAATCGAGAAAGGATCGCGCTACTATGA
- a CDS encoding cation transporter — MSLKRVAATVAMLNLAFFVVEFGIACAIDSVSLLADSIDFLEDASVNALVVVGLGWSLTARAKLGKVLAGVLLVPSVWALISIVLKLLTKTPPHASTLTITGAAALTVNAYCAILLARFRKGGSLAKVAFLSARNDAIANIAIIAAGIATTFWLSMWPDLFVGMGIAALNAGAAREVWITAHKESP; from the coding sequence ATGTCCCTCAAGCGAGTCGCCGCGACCGTCGCTATGCTCAACCTCGCCTTCTTCGTCGTCGAGTTCGGCATCGCCTGCGCCATCGATTCCGTCTCCCTCCTGGCCGATAGCATCGACTTCCTAGAGGACGCCAGCGTCAACGCCTTAGTCGTCGTCGGCCTCGGATGGTCCCTAACAGCCCGGGCTAAACTTGGCAAAGTTCTGGCTGGCGTCCTGCTCGTCCCCAGCGTCTGGGCGCTGATCTCTATCGTGCTCAAGTTGCTCACAAAAACCCCGCCCCACGCCTCAACGCTCACAATAACCGGCGCCGCCGCGCTGACCGTCAACGCCTATTGCGCGATCCTGCTCGCCCGATTCCGCAAAGGCGGCAGCTTGGCCAAGGTCGCCTTCCTTTCCGCTCGCAACGACGCCATCGCCAACATCGCCATCATCGCGGCAGGCATCGCTACGACCTTCTGGCTCTCCATGTGGCCCGACCTCTTCGTCGGCATGGGCATCGCCGCGCTCAATGCCGGCGCGGCGCGAGAAGTCTGGATAACGGCTCACAAAGAGTCCCCCTAA
- a CDS encoding site-specific DNA-methyltransferase produces the protein MTEVPDESVHLVVTSPPYWQLKDYGHEDQIGFDDTYEDYVNNLNLVWDECRRVLHPGCRLCVNIGDQFARSVYYGRYKVIPIRTEIIKFCESIGFDFMGSIVWRKVTTTNTTGGAVIMGSYPYPRNGILKIDYEHILLFKKLGEAPKPTLDQKHASKLADEEWNIYFSGHWNFPGERQDRHLAMFPEELPRRLIKMFTFIGETVLDPFLGSGTTSRAAYNLGRNSIGYEVNPEFLPVIRSKICGRDNNLFEAASEIEVCERRAHPDNRKERLAAFPYVFQDFVRVEKQVDPRTLDFGSKISADSRGARVR, from the coding sequence ATGACCGAGGTGCCGGACGAGTCGGTCCATCTCGTCGTCACGTCTCCGCCCTATTGGCAACTCAAGGATTACGGCCATGAAGACCAGATCGGGTTCGACGACACCTACGAGGACTATGTCAATAATCTAAACCTTGTCTGGGACGAGTGTCGGCGCGTCCTTCATCCGGGGTGTCGGCTTTGCGTGAACATCGGCGACCAGTTTGCCCGATCCGTGTATTACGGCCGGTACAAGGTCATACCCATTCGAACAGAGATCATCAAGTTCTGCGAGTCAATAGGGTTCGATTTCATGGGCTCGATCGTTTGGCGCAAAGTGACCACCACAAATACGACTGGGGGCGCGGTCATCATGGGTTCTTATCCCTATCCGCGCAATGGGATTCTGAAAATTGACTATGAGCATATCCTGCTGTTCAAAAAACTCGGCGAAGCTCCCAAGCCGACATTAGACCAAAAGCACGCATCAAAGCTCGCCGATGAAGAGTGGAACATCTACTTCTCAGGGCATTGGAACTTCCCAGGCGAACGCCAGGACAGGCACCTCGCAATGTTTCCCGAAGAACTTCCTCGCCGTTTGATCAAGATGTTCACGTTTATCGGAGAGACAGTTCTCGATCCATTCTTGGGTAGCGGGACGACCTCGCGCGCGGCCTACAATTTAGGGCGAAACTCGATTGGGTACGAAGTCAACCCAGAGTTCCTTCCGGTCATTCGTAGCAAGATATGTGGAAGAGACAACAACCTCTTCGAGGCCGCCTCCGAAATTGAGGTTTGCGAGCGTCGGGCTCATCCGGACAACCGGAAGGAGCGGCTCGCCGCGTTCCCGTACGTCTTTCAGGATTTTGTCAGGGTCGAAAAGCAGGTAGATCCTAGGACCCTCGACTTTGGGTCGAAAATCAGCGCCGATAGCAGGGGCGCCCGCGTCCGGTGA
- a CDS encoding MFS transporter, with translation MKIERGVTAFFLIWFGQLISGLGSGLTSFALSFWVFDQTLRATEMGLIAMSASIPSVVLAPVMGALADRIDRRRALIFVDSLAALAIAVMVWLAVTDQMKIWHIYPLVALVGACGNFHWPAMSALTTELLPKSMLSRAAALTSINEATSVILSPILAALLYTRSHISVILWIDALTFALAAVCALLAWTPKREPIAGPKEGFLQNMSHGFRFIWERPAMMRVLLFFMLTNFAAAVLMVVYPAMVMTYHSKEAVGTIHAVGGLGMLAGGMAVAARGVRANRAWGMRAGGIVAGAALLFALLPPHFAIHAMVLLGVMLPMPYMYACSQSLWQTKTPVELQGRVFSVRRMAGQALAPLAYFLSGGLNDRVFEPAMRKGGALVPYFGGWMGVGPGSGARLLIALIGVAMAGIAVLILGRALNVESEVADAS, from the coding sequence ATTAAGATCGAGCGCGGCGTAACCGCGTTCTTTCTCATCTGGTTTGGCCAGCTGATATCCGGCCTTGGGTCGGGGCTGACCTCTTTTGCCCTATCTTTCTGGGTGTTCGATCAGACCCTTCGCGCTACGGAGATGGGGCTGATCGCGATGTCGGCTTCGATTCCCAGCGTGGTGTTGGCGCCGGTGATGGGGGCGCTGGCCGACCGGATCGACCGGCGGCGGGCTTTGATCTTCGTCGATTCGCTGGCTGCTTTGGCCATTGCGGTCATGGTTTGGCTGGCGGTTACGGACCAGATGAAGATTTGGCACATTTATCCATTGGTCGCGCTGGTGGGCGCGTGCGGCAACTTCCATTGGCCGGCCATGAGCGCGCTGACGACCGAACTGCTGCCCAAATCGATGCTGAGTCGCGCGGCCGCACTGACCAGCATTAACGAAGCGACGAGCGTCATTCTGAGCCCGATCTTGGCGGCGCTGCTCTATACCCGGTCGCACATTAGCGTAATTCTGTGGATCGATGCGCTGACATTTGCGCTCGCTGCGGTTTGCGCTCTACTGGCTTGGACGCCCAAGCGGGAACCGATAGCTGGGCCTAAAGAGGGGTTTTTGCAGAACATGAGCCACGGTTTTCGGTTCATTTGGGAGCGGCCGGCGATGATGCGGGTGCTGCTGTTCTTTATGCTGACCAACTTTGCGGCGGCGGTGCTGATGGTGGTCTATCCGGCCATGGTGATGACGTATCACAGCAAGGAGGCGGTCGGGACGATCCATGCGGTCGGCGGATTGGGGATGTTGGCAGGCGGCATGGCCGTGGCGGCTCGGGGCGTTCGGGCAAACCGGGCGTGGGGCATGAGGGCGGGCGGCATCGTCGCGGGAGCGGCTCTGCTATTTGCGTTGTTGCCGCCTCATTTTGCCATTCATGCGATGGTACTGTTAGGGGTGATGCTGCCGATGCCGTACATGTATGCGTGCAGCCAGTCGCTGTGGCAGACCAAGACGCCGGTGGAACTTCAGGGGCGTGTGTTTTCGGTTCGTCGGATGGCCGGTCAGGCGTTGGCGCCATTGGCCTACTTTTTGAGCGGGGGGTTGAACGACCGCGTGTTCGAGCCTGCAATGCGCAAGGGCGGGGCGTTGGTTCCGTACTTTGGCGGATGGATGGGGGTTGGGCCTGGGTCGGGCGCTCGGTTGCTGATCGCGCTGATCGGGGTTGCGATGGCTGGGATTGCGGTGTTGATTCTAGGCCGGGCTTTGAATGTGGAGAGCGAGGTTGCGGATGCGAGTTAG
- a CDS encoding SLBB domain-containing protein, whose amino-acid sequence MRSIALAIGLLWTVGWTQLTPYRLDVEDKIRVTVLRHEQFSGEFQIPADGKVVFPGAGELMAKGLTIAELTEQLREALSKRLRNPDVYVSILEGRPLPVFVNGEVNTPGNYKFQPGWRISEAIAQAGGLKIPAARAETLLIRKNQAPQKVDLVAILLRGENSANLSLEPGDNVSVQLKETIRVYVTGQVNAPKDYDLDVGSGIVEAITTAGGYTNDAALTRTVIYRSGDTIPTDAYRALIEGQPGANMTLQNNDVLVIPMNRSRIAVLGHVKSPGSFLIPDGRPFRITDALGLAGGPERRAKLSDVRVMRLRNDTLETEKVRLDLALQGHLEHNMPVRDGDVIVIRETNAIDFGTVMATLQGVGIVWASGLFNAFR is encoded by the coding sequence ATGAGATCGATCGCACTGGCAATCGGCCTCCTCTGGACGGTCGGCTGGACGCAACTGACCCCCTATCGTCTGGATGTCGAAGACAAGATTCGCGTTACGGTTCTTCGCCACGAGCAGTTCAGCGGCGAATTCCAGATACCGGCCGACGGCAAGGTCGTGTTCCCTGGCGCAGGCGAGTTAATGGCCAAAGGCCTGACCATCGCCGAACTGACCGAACAACTCCGCGAAGCGCTCTCAAAGCGACTCCGCAACCCCGATGTCTACGTTTCTATACTCGAAGGACGCCCATTGCCCGTCTTCGTTAACGGCGAGGTGAACACGCCCGGCAACTACAAGTTCCAGCCGGGCTGGCGCATCTCCGAAGCCATCGCACAAGCAGGCGGGCTCAAAATCCCCGCGGCCCGTGCAGAAACGCTCTTAATCCGTAAAAACCAAGCGCCTCAGAAGGTCGATCTGGTCGCCATTCTCCTTCGCGGCGAAAACTCGGCCAACCTCTCCCTAGAACCCGGCGACAACGTCAGCGTACAGCTCAAAGAGACCATCCGCGTCTACGTTACCGGCCAGGTCAACGCTCCCAAAGATTATGACTTGGACGTTGGCTCGGGCATTGTCGAGGCGATCACTACGGCCGGCGGATACACCAACGACGCCGCGCTCACTCGAACCGTCATCTATCGTTCGGGCGATACGATCCCCACCGACGCCTATCGCGCCCTCATCGAGGGCCAGCCGGGCGCCAACATGACGCTTCAGAACAACGACGTGCTCGTCATACCCATGAACCGATCGCGCATCGCCGTTTTGGGCCATGTCAAAAGCCCTGGCAGTTTTCTCATCCCAGACGGAAGGCCGTTCCGCATAACTGACGCGCTGGGCCTGGCAGGAGGCCCCGAGCGACGCGCCAAACTCTCCGACGTGCGCGTCATGCGATTGAGAAACGACACCCTGGAAACCGAAAAAGTACGGCTCGACCTAGCTCTACAAGGCCATCTCGAGCACAACATGCCCGTTCGCGACGGCGATGTGATCGTCATCAGAGAGACCAACGCGATCGATTTTGGTACCGTGATGGCCACGCTTCAAGGCGTCGGCATCGTATGGGCGTCCGGCCTGTTCAACGCCTTTCGATAG
- a CDS encoding glutamate-5-semialdehyde dehydrogenase, giving the protein MDERRRTVSLAEPIAGEDVSMNGHDAEHPVDDSALTYEQTIQNSRRAAYQMAKLPAAVRQTALLHMAEVLLENEELILEANRDDAQAAVQSGYTETELSATELDSTLLRQIARGVREIAASSDPLGEVIGGWTAPNGAKIVKTRAPIGTIGVLFQERPHVAVTAAALCLKSGNSVVMAGCGHSFTTSLALSRIMRQAAETCGIPSHAIQFIEDSSPETARALTRAFGLIDAIIPQGDEAWVLDIIENSLVPVIATVGSRCHLYVHEDANLDVASRLLAMSAFSEPGASNGVCRLLLHRKIAKTFAEEYLTAMAEQGLTFRACPESAKLLPMAEELTIVSELSGDPMGLDVVIVKDIDQAIQMINQSGGRSAEAIVAESAKAIDRFSNEVDAACICVNASTRLSNGYDFGFGVDAGVSTQKLHARGPLSPLDLTTHKYIVYGDGCMLE; this is encoded by the coding sequence ATGGACGAAAGAAGAAGAACGGTCTCGCTTGCCGAGCCTATCGCTGGGGAAGACGTCTCGATGAACGGCCATGATGCCGAGCATCCGGTCGACGATTCGGCTCTTACCTACGAGCAGACGATTCAAAACTCCAGACGGGCCGCGTATCAGATGGCCAAGCTTCCCGCTGCCGTTCGACAGACTGCGCTATTGCACATGGCCGAAGTGCTGCTGGAGAACGAAGAACTGATCCTTGAGGCTAATCGCGACGACGCGCAGGCAGCCGTTCAATCGGGCTATACCGAGACCGAGCTTTCCGCGACCGAACTCGATTCGACCCTGTTGCGCCAGATCGCAAGAGGGGTTAGAGAGATAGCCGCTTCATCGGATCCTCTGGGCGAAGTGATCGGCGGCTGGACGGCTCCGAACGGCGCTAAGATTGTGAAGACAAGGGCGCCGATTGGCACAATCGGCGTGTTGTTTCAGGAGCGGCCTCACGTGGCAGTTACGGCGGCGGCGCTTTGTCTTAAGTCCGGCAACTCTGTTGTGATGGCGGGTTGTGGCCATTCGTTCACTACCAGTCTTGCGTTGAGCCGGATCATGCGGCAGGCCGCCGAGACGTGCGGCATCCCCTCCCACGCCATTCAGTTTATCGAAGATTCGTCGCCGGAGACCGCGCGCGCGCTCACTCGGGCGTTTGGCCTGATCGACGCGATCATTCCTCAAGGCGACGAGGCTTGGGTGCTCGACATTATCGAAAACAGCTTGGTGCCGGTGATTGCCACCGTCGGGTCGCGCTGCCACCTCTATGTGCACGAGGATGCGAATCTGGACGTAGCCTCTCGATTGCTGGCTATGTCGGCGTTCAGTGAGCCGGGCGCCTCGAACGGCGTTTGCAGACTGCTCTTGCATCGCAAGATCGCAAAGACGTTTGCCGAAGAGTACTTAACCGCGATGGCCGAACAGGGGCTGACCTTTCGGGCGTGCCCTGAGAGCGCTAAACTGCTTCCTATGGCAGAGGAACTGACCATTGTTTCCGAGCTGAGCGGCGATCCGATGGGTCTGGACGTGGTTATTGTCAAGGACATCGACCAGGCTATTCAAATGATTAATCAGAGCGGCGGTCGGAGCGCAGAGGCGATCGTTGCCGAGAGCGCAAAGGCGATCGACCGGTTTTCTAACGAAGTAGACGCCGCCTGCATTTGCGTCAACGCCTCTACTCGGCTTTCGAACGGTTACGACTTTGGTTTCGGCGTGGATGCGGGCGTCAGCACGCAGAAGCTTCATGCGCGCGGCCCGTTGTCGCCTTTGGACCTCACCACGCACAAGTACATCGTCTATGGCGATGGCTGTATGCTGGAATGA
- a CDS encoding MjaI family restriction endonuclease, with amino-acid sequence MKKLTISNQEIARLVAGVPADFPKYTTQLINLANQNAGGTRPKVVGQLSDMIQEFTGKSLAEWRDFYLEKKPVAMKAAADKIWAMIQNLKVAIERIDRKMVDDWVYDLVIVKTFVGLRFQESILAKIASEENTTYRLAMPEEEAQGIDGFIGETPVSIKPATYRTKNMLPEAIDVQMIFYDKQKDGLRIEWEPWQ; translated from the coding sequence GTGAAGAAGCTCACGATCAGCAACCAGGAGATCGCGCGCCTGGTTGCCGGAGTGCCTGCTGACTTTCCAAAATACACAACGCAGTTGATCAATTTGGCGAATCAGAACGCTGGCGGCACGCGCCCAAAGGTGGTCGGCCAACTCTCCGACATGATCCAAGAATTCACCGGCAAGAGCCTTGCAGAGTGGCGAGACTTTTACCTTGAAAAGAAGCCTGTCGCGATGAAAGCGGCTGCCGACAAAATCTGGGCGATGATCCAGAATCTGAAGGTGGCGATAGAAAGGATCGACCGGAAGATGGTAGATGATTGGGTGTATGACCTAGTGATCGTCAAAACGTTTGTGGGGCTTCGTTTCCAGGAATCGATTTTGGCAAAGATCGCCAGCGAGGAGAATACGACCTATCGATTGGCGATGCCCGAAGAAGAGGCGCAGGGAATAGACGGATTCATCGGCGAGACGCCCGTTTCAATCAAGCCAGCGACGTATCGAACCAAAAACATGTTGCCCGAAGCGATCGATGTCCAGATGATTTTCTATGACAAGCAGAAGGATGGGCTTCGGATCGAATGGGAACCGTGGCAATGA